The following coding sequences are from one Leptolyngbya sp. NIES-3755 window:
- a CDS encoding C-methyltransferase (similar to AA sequence:cyanobase_aa:LBDG_45770), with protein sequence MSGSNCRFCSSPLHHTFVDLGMSPLCQTHITPEQLNEMEPFYPLHTYVCENCFLVQLQEFVSPQDIFTEYAYFSSYVDALLKNASDYSDLMVKRFGFGSHSKVVEIASNDGYLLQYFHKKGIPVLGVEPAVNVSQVAKDKGIPVVNKFFGVQTATELAADGKADLLLGNNVLAHVPDINDFVGGMKIMLKPDGVITMEFPHLMRLMEENQFDTIYHEHFSYLSFMAVNRIFAHHGLTLFDVQEIHIHGGSLRIYARHTEDESKPISDRVIELLEREKTAGFDKLETYANFTEQVKETKRKLLEFLITAKQKGKTIAGYGAPGKGNTLLNYCGIRTDFLDYTVDRNPYKQNKFTPGTHIPIYSPDRIRETKPDYLLILPWNVKDEIMEQVSYIREWGGQFVVPIPEVKIYA encoded by the coding sequence ATGAGTGGTTCAAATTGTCGGTTTTGTAGCTCACCGCTGCATCATACATTTGTCGATTTGGGAATGTCTCCGCTGTGCCAAACCCATATCACTCCAGAGCAATTAAATGAGATGGAGCCGTTCTATCCACTCCATACTTATGTTTGTGAGAACTGTTTTTTGGTGCAATTACAAGAGTTTGTTAGCCCCCAAGACATTTTTACCGAGTACGCCTATTTTTCCTCTTATGTCGATGCGCTGCTCAAGAACGCGAGCGACTACAGCGATTTGATGGTGAAACGGTTCGGGTTCGGGTCTCACAGCAAAGTGGTTGAGATTGCGAGCAATGACGGTTATCTGTTGCAGTATTTCCACAAGAAAGGCATTCCGGTACTGGGTGTTGAACCTGCGGTGAATGTTTCCCAAGTTGCAAAAGACAAGGGAATTCCAGTGGTGAATAAGTTCTTTGGAGTGCAGACTGCAACGGAACTCGCAGCCGATGGAAAGGCGGATTTACTGTTAGGAAACAATGTTCTCGCTCATGTGCCAGACATCAATGATTTTGTGGGCGGCATGAAGATTATGTTGAAACCTGACGGTGTGATCACGATGGAGTTTCCCCATTTGATGCGCCTGATGGAAGAGAATCAGTTCGATACGATTTATCACGAGCATTTCTCTTATCTGTCATTCATGGCAGTGAATCGGATTTTTGCACACCACGGTTTGACGCTGTTCGATGTGCAAGAAATTCATATTCACGGTGGTTCTCTGCGAATCTATGCACGTCACACTGAGGATGAATCGAAGCCAATTAGCGATCGAGTCATTGAGCTTCTGGAGCGAGAAAAGACGGCAGGATTTGACAAGCTCGAAACCTACGCAAACTTTACCGAGCAAGTGAAAGAAACCAAGCGCAAATTGCTGGAATTCTTGATCACAGCGAAGCAGAAAGGAAAGACGATCGCAGGCTACGGTGCGCCCGGAAAGGGAAACACTCTGCTCAACTACTGTGGAATTCGGACGGATTTTCTCGATTACACGGTCGATCGTAATCCCTACAAGCAAAACAAGTTCACTCCTGGAACTCACATTCCCATCTATTCTCCGGACAGAATCCGAGAAACAAAACCAGACTATCTGTTGATTCTTCCCTGGAACGTCAAAGACGAAATCATGGAGCAAGTCTCCTATATTCGCGAGTGGGGCGGTCAGTTCGTGGTTCCTATCCCTGAAGTTAAAATCTACGCCTAG
- a CDS encoding VanZ family protein (similar to AA sequence:cyanobase_aa:LBDG_45760): protein MSYPSPRRSIFITLSSVLLIVLVTLLPFNFTAEGVTLEFAFQSFFYHASGFSDIVGNVFLFLPFGLDLAYEFRQRRVKKHSALFLTVGLSTLLSFTVETLQVFLPWRASSWIDICTNTLGGMLGAILYLSWCQLFPDGARTIAVWIRRLSPQLLASLLILWIAVVFGICFVLQQRLKFGTWDFSIASLFMIYGFFFVPLGVLVALIFTVLRGDAKFYLALSGMSIVLPGLMIELFLRGSNLRETNLLISIMIPFFTMLAVRSRLGYLFE, encoded by the coding sequence ATGAGCTATCCCTCGCCCCGCCGATCAATCTTTATCACTTTAAGCAGTGTTCTATTAATTGTTTTAGTAACGTTACTTCCGTTCAATTTCACCGCAGAAGGTGTAACGCTGGAGTTCGCATTTCAAAGTTTTTTCTATCATGCCAGCGGCTTTAGTGACATTGTTGGAAATGTTTTCCTCTTCTTACCATTTGGATTAGATCTTGCTTACGAATTCCGCCAACGACGAGTCAAAAAGCATTCAGCACTGTTTCTCACAGTGGGATTAAGTACATTACTTTCTTTCACGGTTGAAACATTACAGGTATTCTTACCCTGGAGGGCTTCGAGTTGGATTGATATTTGCACTAATACGTTGGGCGGAATGCTTGGAGCCATTCTCTATTTATCTTGGTGTCAACTTTTTCCAGATGGAGCTAGAACGATCGCAGTTTGGATTCGTCGTCTTTCTCCGCAACTCCTCGCAAGTTTATTAATTCTGTGGATTGCTGTCGTCTTTGGAATCTGTTTCGTACTTCAGCAAAGATTGAAGTTTGGAACTTGGGATTTTTCGATCGCATCTCTATTCATGATTTACGGATTTTTCTTCGTCCCGCTCGGCGTTCTTGTTGCGCTTATCTTTACAGTGCTACGAGGAGATGCAAAGTTCTATCTAGCCTTATCTGGAATGTCGATCGTACTTCCAGGATTAATGATCGAACTATTTCTAAGAGGCTCAAACCTGAGAGAAACCAATCTATTAATAAGCATCATGATTCCATTTTTCACAATGCTCGCGGTTCGGAGCCGACTTGGTTATTTGTTTGAGTAA